In Spirochaeta lutea, the following proteins share a genomic window:
- a CDS encoding glycoside hydrolase family 3 protein, producing MNSTKIEETVKALSLRQKIGQMFLFNFVGKYEVPDHIKQLNRDGLLGGIIYFSGSNVEDLEQLRKLGARIQDLKHESPHGIPPFITLDQEGGQLSALHRGVSVFPGNMALGDADDLRLSEEYAEYTGRLLKYGNISINFAPVLDVAYEARNGVHIVDNRMISSETNVVGRHGKGIIRGMQAGGVLACAKHFPGMRISEKDTHHQMDIIEYSRDEMESIYFPPFREAVEAGVGAIMTHHGVYPAFDDKPATLSPVLLGYLRHELGFDGLIITDDLIMKAVQDQYPGPVACEMAINAGVDQIIITGADEHLIDSLVEAVEAGRIQEATIDASLRRILTAKENIFSKQGIGGDPSAASAVQGGGEVPPAKDHGDALSLEISRKAVHVVSGRELLPGITSLEPMDKLGVILGNPARLVMSDTVNFYDISLKAIIEGAGIHPYVKEAVMPWNPTDEEMLSNFDIGFISDLLIFTTVNAYRFTRQLEILKQIHGLRRDGRTKPYIISVATRSPDDAALLEPYSDVVLTTGGITPNQMTALVETIFGRRIR from the coding sequence ATGAACTCAACCAAGATCGAAGAAACAGTAAAAGCGCTGAGTCTGCGCCAAAAAATCGGGCAGATGTTTTTATTCAATTTTGTTGGCAAATATGAGGTTCCGGACCATATTAAGCAACTAAACCGGGACGGCTTGTTAGGCGGGATTATTTACTTCAGCGGGAGTAATGTTGAAGATTTAGAACAGCTTCGTAAACTGGGGGCTAGGATCCAGGATCTGAAACATGAAAGTCCCCATGGCATTCCTCCCTTTATTACCCTGGATCAGGAGGGGGGGCAGCTTTCAGCCCTCCACCGGGGAGTTTCAGTGTTTCCGGGCAACATGGCTCTGGGTGATGCTGACGATCTTCGTCTGAGTGAAGAATACGCCGAATACACCGGCAGGTTGCTTAAGTACGGGAATATTTCTATAAACTTTGCTCCGGTTTTAGATGTGGCTTACGAGGCACGGAATGGCGTTCATATTGTCGATAATCGAATGATCAGTTCGGAGACCAATGTGGTGGGACGTCATGGAAAAGGGATCATCCGAGGAATGCAAGCCGGGGGAGTTCTTGCCTGTGCGAAGCATTTTCCAGGGATGAGAATCAGCGAAAAAGACACCCACCATCAGATGGATATCATTGAGTACTCCAGGGATGAGATGGAGTCTATCTACTTCCCTCCCTTCCGGGAGGCCGTAGAAGCCGGCGTTGGTGCCATCATGACCCACCACGGGGTTTACCCCGCCTTCGACGATAAGCCAGCCACTCTTTCGCCGGTGCTATTGGGATATCTCCGCCATGAGCTGGGGTTTGATGGATTGATCATTACTGATGATCTCATCATGAAGGCGGTTCAGGACCAGTATCCCGGTCCGGTTGCTTGCGAGATGGCTATAAATGCTGGAGTCGACCAGATAATCATTACAGGTGCTGATGAACATCTGATCGATTCCTTAGTTGAAGCGGTGGAAGCCGGAAGAATTCAAGAGGCGACTATTGATGCCTCACTCAGGCGCATTCTTACTGCAAAAGAGAACATCTTTTCCAAGCAGGGTATTGGCGGAGACCCATCCGCTGCTTCTGCTGTACAAGGGGGAGGGGAGGTTCCTCCCGCTAAGGATCACGGTGATGCCCTGTCTTTGGAAATTTCCCGAAAAGCTGTGCACGTTGTTTCCGGCAGGGAGCTGCTTCCTGGGATTACCAGCCTGGAGCCTATGGATAAGCTCGGGGTTATTCTCGGAAACCCTGCTCGGCTGGTGATGTCTGATACCGTAAATTTTTACGATATAAGCCTTAAGGCAATTATTGAGGGTGCCGGCATTCATCCCTATGTGAAGGAAGCAGTGATGCCCTGGAATCCGACTGATGAGGAGATGCTGTCGAACTTTGATATAGGGTTTATTTCCGATTTGTTAATCTTCACTACAGTAAATGCCTATCGATTCACCAGGCAGTTGGAAATCCTCAAACAGATTCACGGTCTTCGTAGGGATGGGAGAACCAAACCCTATATAATTTCGGTAGCAACCCGCAGCCCGGATGATGCGGCGCTATTGGAACCCTATTCCGATGTGGTACTTACCACCGGCGGAATCACCCCAAACCAAATGACAGCCTTGGTTGAAACCATATTCGGGAGGAGGATTCGATGA
- a CDS encoding carbohydrate ABC transporter permease: MAATATTTMQVAGTKGPGFYFSKVVSYAVFVLFTILTVYPLVWLTYSSFKTDAEFVRNALALPQGLAIENYAEAWEFGKLGLYAINSLIYTTVSVTLVLLFAMMTSYAFSKMRYRKVSALLKGFFGLGILISTHSILIPLFMLMRNLGLIDTRFGITLVYLAVNLPLAIFIGSEYMKGLPDSLVESAFMDGASNTRMFISIILPMCTPVMITAGILTTLAVWNEFLLGFIYTGPSTRTLPVGIYSFSNAMNTEYGLQFAALMIGTIPILVVYSLFNTRITKGVVAGAIKG, from the coding sequence ATGGCAGCCACAGCTACAACAACAATGCAAGTCGCAGGTACCAAGGGCCCTGGGTTCTACTTTAGCAAGGTCGTGTCATATGCCGTGTTTGTCCTGTTTACCATCCTTACGGTGTATCCCCTGGTTTGGCTTACCTATTCATCTTTTAAGACGGATGCAGAATTCGTTAGAAACGCCCTCGCCTTACCCCAGGGGCTGGCTATCGAAAATTATGCCGAGGCATGGGAATTCGGAAAACTGGGCCTCTATGCGATCAACTCGCTTATATACACCACCGTTAGTGTAACCTTGGTCTTATTGTTTGCCATGATGACAAGCTACGCGTTCTCAAAGATGCGATATAGGAAGGTGTCGGCCCTGCTGAAGGGATTTTTCGGCTTAGGAATCCTCATTTCGACCCATTCCATTCTGATCCCGCTGTTCATGCTCATGCGTAATCTTGGTCTCATTGATACCAGGTTCGGGATAACCCTTGTCTATCTTGCGGTAAATCTACCATTGGCGATTTTTATTGGAAGCGAGTATATGAAGGGGCTTCCTGATTCTTTGGTGGAATCAGCATTTATGGATGGGGCATCAAATACGCGGATGTTTATCAGTATTATACTACCCATGTGCACACCGGTGATGATTACCGCCGGCATATTAACAACTCTGGCTGTGTGGAATGAATTTCTTCTCGGGTTTATATACACCGGTCCAAGTACAAGAACCCTTCCCGTAGGTATTTATTCCTTCTCTAACGCCATGAATACCGAATACGGCCTTCAGTTTGCCGCCCTGATGATCGGTACCATACCGATCTTGGTTGTGTACTCACTGTTCAACACCCGGATTACTAAGGGTGTTGTTGCCGGTGCGATAAAGGGGTAG
- a CDS encoding carbohydrate ABC transporter permease, which produces MNSLKRNPRDIMFYIAMVAPALLSYIIVIAYPVIFSIGLGFTEYNIFKPENTVFIGFKNYTRMFSDSTFWLAFRNNMFVVAVSVFGQIPLSFILAYLLYRKLVRFQNFFQAMVFLPMAISTIVIGLLWRNMFSPYGAVTSFIQWISGNPEFNFTWSLSTDTAMIPIGLVLIWMYTGFYMINFLANLQKLDSGIIEAAQIDGASEFNIFFRIVVPPLAGVILVNTILAIAGSLKGFDLIFAMTGGGPANKTIVLPIYMYRYAFTTRASDAYSFGSAISNVIVLISIILITLSNWLVKKLSPQEV; this is translated from the coding sequence GTGAATTCGTTAAAAAGAAATCCCCGGGACATCATGTTCTATATAGCCATGGTTGCCCCAGCCCTGTTGTCGTATATCATTGTTATTGCATACCCAGTGATATTTTCTATTGGCCTCGGTTTTACCGAATACAATATCTTTAAACCTGAAAATACCGTTTTTATCGGCTTTAAGAATTATACAAGAATGTTTTCTGACTCAACATTTTGGCTTGCCTTCAGGAATAATATGTTTGTGGTAGCCGTCTCCGTGTTTGGGCAGATACCCCTATCATTCATTCTAGCGTATTTGCTGTACCGAAAACTAGTCCGGTTTCAAAACTTTTTTCAAGCGATGGTATTTTTACCCATGGCTATTTCCACCATTGTAATAGGATTGCTTTGGCGAAATATGTTCAGTCCTTATGGTGCGGTTACTAGCTTTATTCAGTGGATATCGGGAAACCCCGAGTTCAATTTTACCTGGAGCCTGAGCACAGATACGGCCATGATCCCTATTGGGTTGGTACTCATTTGGATGTACACCGGGTTTTATATGATTAACTTTCTGGCGAACCTCCAGAAATTGGATTCCGGAATCATTGAAGCGGCACAAATAGACGGTGCTAGTGAGTTCAATATTTTCTTTCGGATTGTCGTTCCGCCTCTCGCGGGAGTGATTCTGGTAAATACCATCCTGGCGATTGCCGGTTCATTAAAGGGCTTTGATTTGATTTTTGCCATGACCGGGGGCGGTCCGGCGAATAAAACTATAGTACTCCCTATTTACATGTATCGTTATGCATTTACTACCCGGGCTAGTGATGCATACAGCTTTGGAAGCGCGATTTCGAACGTCATCGTCCTTATCAGTATCATACTCATTACTTTATCAAATTGGCTTGTTAAGAAACTTAGCCCCCAGGAGGTGTAA
- a CDS encoding GH36-type glycosyl hydrolase domain-containing protein yields MSMWSLGEGGFTINQPLEYRPWLNYLGNGEYGLRISHLGDGYATTLREPRKVITNYDFFTPNKGRFLYIQDGESLWTPSFYPVKQSLDSYSCTHRPGSTGFSSENAGVLGESIHFLPRTGSFEIWYMKIQNNSDRVKQIQVVPQLEFLLYDTFAVDPVYYSWYTNSGIEDGGHTITIFKTDTSVVYGFCSSISAPQGWESSLVNFRGNGDVQRPQGVMSRQFTGRPSAGDPYIAAFQFILELEPGQVWENALFIGEGRAHCEDARKRFSSLDEVKDELQEVHATWEKRLFRKEHNRITDSQFRNYLNTFMPYQMYQQSEGLVRSTFRGFRDVAQDAMGMSYYDLDLARALIESLPDKQCKSGRCLRQWNTGGGYHDERDFRDLPFWLPLAVGRYIEKGGDPSILGSTFGYHDDPEEETLVQHMVRGLRYGLEFGPHDLLCMGKGDWNDALSGMGSKGESLWLNQIAYLSLQTLDDMCSRWGYSHGLEVEALTDRLYRGVLNGWTGTWFFRGIHENGTVLGGAEDDRIFLLPQAWFTISGMDKRNPEIAGVALDSMLSRCDNESGLLICDPGFPEFNPLVGNLSALAPGMAENFAVYNHASAFGIYALLKAGRLGDAQRFIQRLLPFKKNPEQSHSEPYVLVNYYNGGFYPEKAGRGGIPWLTSTVSWLAMGLFDYYYVLTEEEVPL; encoded by the coding sequence ATGAGTATGTGGAGCCTTGGTGAAGGGGGATTCACTATTAATCAACCCCTGGAGTACCGGCCTTGGTTAAATTATCTTGGGAATGGCGAATATGGCCTCCGGATAAGCCATCTTGGAGATGGGTATGCAACCACCCTGAGGGAACCCAGGAAGGTCATTACCAATTACGATTTCTTTACCCCGAATAAGGGCAGGTTTTTATACATCCAGGACGGTGAGAGTCTATGGACTCCGAGTTTTTACCCAGTCAAGCAGTCCTTGGACTCCTATTCCTGCACCCACCGCCCCGGGAGTACCGGCTTCTCCAGCGAAAATGCCGGTGTACTCGGTGAGAGTATTCATTTTCTTCCCCGGACCGGTAGCTTTGAGATCTGGTATATGAAGATTCAGAATAATTCCGACAGGGTAAAACAGATTCAAGTCGTCCCTCAATTGGAGTTTTTGCTGTACGATACCTTCGCCGTCGATCCGGTGTATTACAGTTGGTATACTAATTCCGGGATTGAGGATGGCGGCCATACGATAACGATTTTTAAGACCGATACCTCGGTGGTGTACGGCTTTTGCTCGAGTATTTCCGCTCCCCAGGGCTGGGAGTCGAGTCTGGTCAATTTCCGAGGAAATGGCGATGTTCAGCGTCCTCAGGGGGTTATGAGCCGGCAGTTCACGGGAAGACCCAGTGCCGGAGATCCCTACATCGCAGCGTTCCAATTTATCCTCGAGCTGGAACCCGGGCAGGTCTGGGAGAATGCCCTCTTCATCGGGGAGGGCCGGGCCCACTGCGAGGATGCCCGGAAACGCTTCTCGAGTCTTGATGAGGTGAAGGATGAGCTCCAGGAAGTTCATGCCACATGGGAAAAACGATTATTCCGGAAAGAGCATAACCGAATCACGGATTCACAGTTTCGCAATTACCTGAACACCTTCATGCCGTACCAGATGTACCAGCAGTCAGAGGGGTTGGTACGCTCCACCTTCAGGGGTTTCAGGGATGTTGCCCAGGATGCCATGGGGATGAGTTACTACGATTTAGACCTGGCTCGGGCGCTTATTGAATCTCTTCCGGATAAGCAGTGTAAGAGCGGAAGATGCCTGCGCCAGTGGAATACCGGGGGCGGGTACCATGATGAGCGAGATTTTCGAGATCTTCCATTTTGGCTCCCCTTGGCGGTGGGCCGCTATATTGAAAAGGGGGGGGATCCGTCAATCCTGGGGAGTACCTTCGGGTATCACGATGACCCTGAGGAAGAAACCCTGGTCCAGCACATGGTTCGGGGTCTTCGATACGGTCTTGAGTTCGGCCCTCATGATCTTCTCTGTATGGGGAAGGGTGATTGGAATGATGCCTTGTCCGGAATGGGCTCGAAGGGTGAGAGCCTTTGGCTGAATCAGATTGCCTACCTGTCTCTCCAGACCCTGGATGATATGTGTTCCCGCTGGGGATACAGCCACGGTCTTGAGGTAGAGGCTCTGACGGACCGGCTTTATCGGGGGGTATTGAACGGGTGGACCGGTACATGGTTTTTCCGCGGGATACATGAGAACGGTACTGTTCTGGGGGGAGCAGAGGATGATCGGATCTTTCTTCTACCCCAGGCATGGTTTACCATTAGCGGGATGGATAAACGGAATCCGGAAATCGCCGGTGTTGCCTTGGATTCCATGCTCAGCCGCTGTGATAATGAATCGGGGTTACTAATCTGTGATCCCGGGTTTCCGGAGTTTAATCCTCTGGTGGGAAATCTTTCTGCCCTAGCCCCGGGAATGGCTGAGAACTTTGCCGTGTACAACCATGCCTCCGCCTTTGGGATCTATGCACTGCTCAAGGCGGGGCGGCTGGGGGATGCCCAACGCTTCATTCAGCGACTTCTTCCCTTTAAGAAGAATCCAGAACAGTCCCATAGTGAACCCTACGTGCTGGTGAACTATTACAACGGCGGCTTCTATCCTGAGAAGGCCGGTCGGGGAGGGATCCCATGGTTGACCTCAACGGTCAGTTGGCTTGCTATGGGGTTATTTGATTATTATTACGTGCTGACAGAGGAGGAGGTTCCGTTATAG